The following are encoded in a window of Lactobacillus acidophilus genomic DNA:
- a CDS encoding cation-translocating P-type ATPase: protein MDEKKIRKLYAQNNIKDVFINLHSSVDGLSQDEADKRLKKYGLNEIKKAAAESEWRTFLKNFTSMMAILLWISGLIAIVSGTLELGIAIWLVNVINGLFSFWQERAAKRATDALNNMLPTYVDVIRDGKKKQIDSKELVPGDVFVLRAGNSIPADARIISASSMQVDQSALNGESVPESKTTKYDPGEGSYAESNLVYSGTTVGAGTARAIAFATGMNTEFGRIASLTQKQTKTISPLTAELNRLTKQISIIAITIGVLFFIAAIFFVKYPLAKAFIFALGMIVAFIPEGLLPTVTLSLAQGVKRMAKKHALVKELNSVETLGETTVICSDKTGTLTQNQMTIHYIWTPAGEYQVTGNGYVNNGQVELKQKQLWYEENPDLHKLVQIAALDNDTSVQSAKEGGKPKILGTPTEAALTIMAQKAGFDKQKVIIKYPRLRELPFDSDRKRMSTIHHWNDTQYIIFTKGSYSDTIKECNRIQINGKVRKMTDEDRARAQKANAEYAARGLRSMALAYRIIDHDVDINKISIEDAEKDLIFVGLGTMSDPPRPEIYDAVKRCHQAKIRIIMVTGDSKLTAKSVAVQIGLTSDKARVISGTELETMSNEELRKALKGEVIFARVAPEQKYRIVKNCQANGEVVASTGDGVNDAPALKQADIGIAMGKTGTDVAKEAANMILTDDNFASIVAAIEEGRAVYSNIRKFLTYILTSNVPEAIPSVLFLFSAGLIPLPMTVMQILTVDLGTDMLPALGLGAEPADPDVMKQPPRKRSEHLLNKSVMLRAFCWYGLLSSVISTAAYFFVNWQNGWPTKALAASGPIYMRATTMVLGAIVFTQVANVLNCRTNKVSIFKKGLFSNKNIWYGIIFEICLFFVLTIIPGINNIFNTVPLNGVDWLFLFLLPIPLVLLDEVRKWLMYYNKNIN from the coding sequence ATGGATGAAAAGAAAATCCGCAAACTATATGCTCAAAATAATATTAAAGATGTTTTTATTAATTTGCATTCTTCTGTTGATGGCTTATCACAAGACGAGGCTGATAAGCGATTAAAGAAATACGGTCTTAATGAAATAAAAAAGGCAGCAGCAGAATCAGAATGGCGCACTTTTTTAAAAAACTTTACTAGTATGATGGCAATTTTACTCTGGATTTCAGGTTTGATTGCTATTGTATCAGGGACACTTGAGCTAGGAATCGCCATTTGGCTAGTTAATGTGATTAATGGTTTATTTAGTTTCTGGCAAGAGCGTGCTGCTAAGCGTGCTACTGATGCTTTGAATAACATGTTACCAACGTATGTTGACGTGATTCGTGATGGTAAGAAAAAACAGATTGATAGTAAAGAACTTGTCCCTGGGGATGTCTTTGTATTACGAGCAGGAAATTCCATTCCAGCAGATGCGAGAATAATTTCTGCTAGTTCGATGCAAGTTGATCAAAGTGCCTTAAATGGAGAATCTGTTCCTGAATCTAAGACAACTAAATATGATCCAGGAGAAGGTAGTTATGCTGAGAGTAATTTGGTTTATTCTGGAACTACAGTTGGAGCAGGAACGGCTAGAGCAATAGCTTTTGCTACTGGCATGAACACAGAATTTGGACGTATTGCTAGTTTAACACAAAAGCAGACTAAGACAATTAGTCCATTGACGGCAGAATTGAATCGTTTAACTAAGCAAATTTCAATTATTGCTATTACAATTGGCGTGTTATTTTTTATTGCAGCGATTTTCTTCGTTAAATATCCATTAGCTAAGGCTTTTATTTTTGCACTAGGGATGATTGTCGCTTTTATTCCAGAAGGGCTACTTCCAACCGTAACTTTAAGCTTAGCTCAAGGTGTTAAAAGAATGGCCAAGAAACATGCTTTAGTTAAAGAATTAAATTCTGTTGAAACTTTAGGCGAAACCACAGTTATTTGTTCAGATAAAACTGGTACTCTAACTCAAAATCAGATGACAATTCATTATATTTGGACACCGGCTGGTGAATATCAAGTTACAGGAAATGGATATGTTAACAACGGCCAAGTAGAATTAAAACAAAAACAACTATGGTATGAAGAAAATCCTGATTTACATAAATTAGTACAAATTGCTGCATTGGACAATGATACGTCAGTTCAATCAGCTAAAGAAGGTGGTAAACCTAAAATATTAGGTACGCCAACTGAAGCGGCTTTAACTATAATGGCACAAAAAGCCGGTTTTGATAAACAAAAAGTTATAATTAAATATCCACGCTTAAGAGAATTACCGTTTGATTCTGATCGTAAAAGAATGTCAACGATTCATCATTGGAATGATACTCAATATATTATTTTTACTAAGGGTTCTTATAGTGACACGATTAAAGAATGCAATCGAATTCAAATCAATGGTAAAGTTCGTAAAATGACCGATGAAGATCGAGCACGTGCCCAAAAAGCTAATGCTGAATATGCTGCACGTGGTTTACGCAGTATGGCATTAGCCTATCGAATTATTGATCATGATGTTGATATCAATAAGATTAGTATTGAGGATGCAGAAAAGGACTTGATCTTTGTAGGTTTGGGTACAATGAGTGATCCACCACGTCCTGAAATTTATGATGCTGTTAAACGGTGCCATCAAGCAAAAATTAGAATCATCATGGTAACTGGAGATTCTAAATTAACTGCTAAATCAGTAGCTGTTCAAATTGGTTTGACCTCTGATAAGGCTCGCGTTATTTCAGGAACTGAACTTGAAACAATGAGTAATGAAGAATTACGTAAAGCTTTAAAAGGCGAAGTCATTTTTGCTCGTGTTGCTCCCGAACAAAAGTATCGGATAGTGAAAAACTGCCAGGCAAATGGTGAAGTTGTTGCTTCAACCGGTGACGGTGTTAACGATGCACCCGCATTAAAGCAAGCTGATATTGGTATTGCAATGGGAAAAACAGGTACTGATGTTGCTAAGGAAGCAGCTAACATGATTTTGACAGACGACAACTTTGCCTCAATCGTAGCTGCGATTGAAGAAGGGCGTGCAGTTTACAGTAATATCCGTAAATTCTTAACCTATATCTTGACTTCAAATGTACCAGAAGCTATTCCATCGGTTTTGTTTCTTTTTTCAGCTGGATTAATCCCATTACCTATGACAGTAATGCAAATTTTAACTGTAGATTTAGGGACAGATATGCTTCCTGCTCTGGGGTTAGGAGCAGAACCTGCCGATCCAGATGTAATGAAGCAGCCTCCTCGTAAAAGATCAGAACATTTATTAAATAAGAGTGTCATGCTCAGAGCTTTTTGTTGGTATGGCTTATTATCTAGTGTGATTTCGACTGCAGCTTACTTTTTTGTTAACTGGCAAAATGGCTGGCCAACAAAAGCTTTGGCTGCAAGTGGTCCAATATATATGAGAGCAACTACTATGGTTTTAGGTGCAATTGTCTTTACTCAAGTTGCTAATGTATTGAATTGTCGTACTAATAAAGTATCTATATTCAAAAAAGGATTATTTAGTAATAAAAATATTTGGTACGGTATAATTTTTGAAATTTGTTTATTCTTTGTTTTAACAATAATTCCAGGCATTAATAACATTTTCAATACTGTGCCGCTGAATGGGGTAGACTGGTTGTTTCTCTTCCTTCTTCCTATTCCGCTAGTTCTATTAGATGAAGTAAGAAAGTGGTTAATGTATTACAACAAAAATATTAATTAA
- a CDS encoding lactonase family protein — translation MKVLIGGYTKKTSKGIYELPFIGEDNEAHLEKAENIISVGGPTYFQKDGDLVFTINNAGDEGGISAFKLSDHGSNEIDRHLTPGASPAYIGINKEKKLLYTANYHTAVLSVFQYSNSGKLALVAQTTHKAESLGPRPEQVDGPHPHFFDETPAGNLVSCDLGNDTVDFYRLENNELKHLAQYKNEAGFGDRHIVFSKDGNYFYVVGELSSQINVVKFNENTWEFEDIATYKTIPEDFTEHNGAAALYITNDGKYIYNSNRGHNSITVFKVNDDHTLSLIQRISTFGDFPRDFNWDETQKYVVAANQNTDNATLYLRNGGNGTLTPIQTEIPVPEGTRVLFTK, via the coding sequence ATGAAAGTATTAATCGGAGGATATACTAAGAAAACTTCTAAAGGAATTTACGAATTACCCTTTATTGGCGAAGATAATGAAGCACATTTGGAAAAAGCCGAAAATATTATTAGCGTTGGCGGACCAACTTACTTTCAAAAAGACGGTGATTTAGTTTTTACAATTAATAACGCCGGAGATGAAGGTGGTATTAGTGCATTCAAGTTAAGTGATCATGGCTCAAATGAAATTGACCGTCATTTAACACCTGGTGCTTCACCTGCATATATAGGCATTAATAAAGAAAAGAAATTGCTCTATACTGCAAATTACCATACTGCTGTTTTATCAGTATTTCAATATTCTAATAGCGGTAAGCTGGCTTTAGTTGCTCAAACTACTCACAAAGCGGAATCTTTAGGACCTCGTCCTGAACAAGTTGATGGACCACACCCACACTTTTTTGATGAAACACCTGCTGGTAATTTAGTAAGCTGTGATTTAGGTAACGATACTGTTGATTTCTATCGTCTTGAAAATAATGAGCTTAAACATCTTGCTCAATATAAAAATGAAGCCGGCTTTGGTGATCGTCATATCGTATTTTCAAAAGATGGCAATTATTTCTACGTTGTAGGTGAACTTTCAAGTCAAATTAACGTAGTTAAATTTAATGAAAACACATGGGAATTTGAAGATATCGCTACTTATAAGACAATTCCTGAAGACTTTACTGAACATAACGGTGCAGCTGCTTTATATATTACTAACGATGGTAAATATATCTATAATTCTAATCGCGGCCACAATTCAATCACAGTATTTAAAGTGAATGACGATCATACTTTAAGTTTAATACAACGAATTTCAACTTTTGGCGACTTCCCTCGTGACTTTAACTGGGATGAAACGCAAAAGTACGTCGTAGCAGCAAATCAAAACACAGATAATGCTACATTATATTTAAGAAACGGCGGAAATGGCACATTAACTCCTATTCAAACAGAAATTCCAGTACCGGAAGGTACGCGCGTTCTTTTTACTAAGTAG
- a CDS encoding TVP38/TMEM64 family protein yields MKRKTIRIILFIFGGILGALVLYKLYLNYLPELKLVFHFDHRNEELLIKMVRSHGIEDLAFLFVLNAICVAIPGLSNGIFCVLNGVLYGPAIGFIVNWVSDILGQVILMELLRKLYDINHISHSKIYKLLSTQKYPMIALTIGYLIPFIPSATVSYVNVMINKSSRKNQLIPIIIGVAPFAYLYAYGGDSILHLDSARIIKSIIWIIVIAVLAVAILLIMREIKKRTKKA; encoded by the coding sequence GTGAAACGAAAAACTATTAGAATTATTTTGTTTATTTTTGGTGGTATTTTAGGAGCACTTGTTTTATATAAACTTTATCTAAACTATTTACCAGAATTAAAATTAGTATTTCATTTTGATCACCGTAATGAAGAACTACTTATTAAGATGGTACGTAGTCATGGTATTGAGGATCTTGCTTTTTTATTTGTATTAAATGCAATTTGTGTTGCAATTCCTGGATTATCCAATGGGATCTTTTGTGTTCTAAATGGAGTGCTTTACGGCCCGGCAATCGGATTTATTGTCAATTGGGTCAGTGATATCTTAGGACAAGTCATTTTAATGGAATTATTGCGTAAACTATATGATATTAACCATATATCCCATAGTAAAATCTATAAGTTATTATCAACACAAAAATATCCTATGATTGCTTTAACTATTGGATACTTAATTCCTTTTATTCCTAGTGCAACGGTTAGTTATGTTAATGTTATGATTAACAAAAGTAGTCGTAAAAATCAATTAATCCCGATTATCATTGGTGTTGCACCATTTGCTTATCTATATGCTTATGGCGGAGATTCAATCTTGCATCTGGATAGTGCACGTATCATTAAATCTATTATTTGGATAATAGTAATTGCCGTCCTTGCTGTAGCAATTTTATTAATTATGAGAGAGATAAAAAAGCGTACTAAAAAAGCTTGA
- a CDS encoding oleate hydratase yields the protein MYYSNGNYEAFADPKKPAGVDKKSAYIIGSGLAGLSTAVFLVRDAQMKGENIHILEELPVAGGSLDGADRPNAGFVVRGGREMENHFECLWDMYRSIPSLEVPGASYLDEYYWLDKEDPNSSNCRLIYNRGDRLPSDGQYGLGKCANEIVKLIMTPEKEIEGQTIEEFFSDEFFKTNFWTYWSTMFAFEKWHSLAEMRRYAMRFIHHIDGLPDFTALKFNKYNQYESMVKPLLAYLKDHGVQFEYDCHVKNVEVDHEGDSKIAKKIVMTQNGKDKEIDLTHNDIVFVTNGSITESSTYGDQNTPAPITNAKGDSWKLWENLAKQDPAFGHPDVFCENLPERSWFVSATATLENKKLAPYFERLTKRSLYDGKVNTGGIITIVDSNWELSFTIHRQPHFKSQNPDQIVVWIYALYSDTEGNYIKKRIVDCTGKEIAEELLYHLGVPESQISELASEENMNTVPVYMPYITSYFMPRRDGDRPDVVPEGSINLAFIGNFAESPTRDTVFTTEYSVRTAMEAVYTLLNVDRGVPEVFDSIYDIRQLLRAMYYMSDKKKLADQDMPLPEKLAVKTGMRKIKKTWVEELLKEANLV from the coding sequence ATGTATTATTCCAATGGTAATTACGAAGCATTTGCAGATCCTAAGAAACCTGCAGGCGTGGACAAGAAATCTGCTTATATTATTGGTAGTGGTCTAGCTGGTCTTTCTACAGCCGTATTTTTAGTACGAGATGCACAAATGAAAGGTGAAAATATTCATATTTTAGAAGAATTACCAGTTGCTGGTGGTTCTCTTGATGGTGCAGATCGTCCCAATGCGGGCTTTGTTGTTCGTGGTGGACGCGAAATGGAGAATCATTTTGAATGTTTATGGGATATGTACCGCTCAATTCCAAGTTTGGAAGTTCCAGGCGCATCGTATCTTGATGAATATTATTGGCTTGACAAAGAAGATCCCAATTCATCAAATTGTCGTTTAATTTATAATCGTGGAGATCGTCTTCCAAGTGATGGACAATATGGTTTAGGCAAATGTGCTAATGAAATTGTCAAGTTGATTATGACCCCTGAAAAGGAAATTGAAGGGCAAACTATTGAAGAATTTTTCAGTGATGAGTTCTTTAAGACTAATTTCTGGACATACTGGTCAACAATGTTTGCTTTTGAAAAATGGCATTCATTAGCCGAAATGCGCCGTTATGCAATGCGCTTTATTCATCATATTGATGGGTTGCCTGATTTTACTGCCTTAAAGTTTAATAAGTATAATCAATATGAATCAATGGTTAAACCACTTCTTGCATATCTTAAAGATCATGGTGTGCAATTTGAATATGACTGCCATGTTAAGAATGTCGAGGTAGATCATGAAGGCGACAGTAAAATTGCCAAGAAGATTGTTATGACGCAGAATGGCAAAGATAAAGAAATTGATTTAACACATAATGACATCGTCTTTGTAACTAACGGTTCAATTACTGAAAGTTCTACTTATGGTGATCAGAATACTCCAGCTCCAATTACTAATGCTAAAGGTGATTCATGGAAGTTATGGGAAAATTTGGCTAAGCAAGATCCAGCTTTCGGTCATCCAGATGTATTCTGCGAAAACCTACCAGAACGTAGTTGGTTTGTTTCCGCAACTGCTACATTGGAGAATAAGAAGCTTGCACCATATTTTGAGCGCTTAACCAAGCGCAGTTTGTATGATGGTAAGGTTAACACAGGTGGTATTATTACTATCGTTGATTCTAACTGGGAACTTAGTTTTACTATTCACCGTCAACCACATTTTAAGAGTCAAAACCCAGACCAAATTGTTGTTTGGATTTATGCACTTTATTCAGATACTGAAGGTAACTATATTAAAAAGAGAATTGTTGATTGTACTGGCAAAGAAATTGCAGAAGAGTTGCTTTACCACTTAGGTGTTCCCGAAAGCCAAATTAGTGAATTGGCCAGCGAGGAAAATATGAATACCGTACCAGTTTATATGCCATATATTACTAGTTACTTCATGCCTCGTCGTGATGGTGATCGTCCAGATGTTGTGCCAGAAGGATCAATAAACCTTGCCTTTATTGGTAATTTTGCAGAATCTCCAACAAGAGATACTGTGTTTACTACTGAGTATTCTGTCAGAACAGCTATGGAGGCTGTTTATACATTACTTAATGTTGATCGTGGCGTACCAGAAGTATTTGACTCAATTTATGATATTCGCCAGCTTTTACGTGCTATGTACTACATGTCAGACAAGAAGAAGCTAGCAGATCAAGATATGCCTCTTCCTGAAAAGCTTGCCGTAAAGACAGGAATGAGAAAGATTAAAAAGACTTGGGTAGAAGAACTACTTAAAGAAGCAAATTTAGTCTAA
- a CDS encoding RluA family pseudouridine synthase gives MTSLFKLIVQERDPKKLGPFLLKKGFSHQALNNAKHHHGMILVNHKRRYTSFNLKIGDEVIFVSGEEKKNQWLKHSNNPVDPVLETKNYILVNKPANVLSIPSRYEDDDAIVNRLMGYFMEKKEKDLKPHVITRLDRDTSGLVLVGKNSIAHARFSKIGKEKFIKKYHAIVHGNFAEDKLEGLIDQPIGKIDAGVKRGVVLNGKSAQTEYRVLDQVSGASLVELRLLTGRTHQIRVHMMYLGHPLYGDPLYGIDDNFSRQALNCFYLSFPDPFDNKDKIIKIDDPLDMRKLWQKLKYKNS, from the coding sequence ATGACTAGTTTATTTAAGCTAATTGTGCAGGAAAGAGACCCAAAAAAGTTGGGTCCTTTTTTGTTAAAAAAAGGTTTTTCACATCAGGCATTAAATAATGCAAAACATCATCATGGAATGATTTTGGTTAATCATAAACGAAGATATACTAGTTTTAATTTAAAAATTGGTGATGAAGTGATTTTTGTTAGTGGAGAAGAAAAGAAAAATCAATGGTTAAAACATTCGAATAATCCGGTTGATCCAGTTTTAGAAACTAAAAATTATATTTTAGTAAATAAACCTGCAAATGTTTTATCAATTCCTTCTAGATATGAAGATGATGACGCAATAGTTAATCGCTTGATGGGCTATTTTATGGAGAAAAAGGAAAAAGACTTAAAGCCACACGTAATCACAAGATTAGATCGCGATACATCCGGATTGGTTTTAGTGGGGAAGAATTCTATTGCTCATGCTCGTTTCAGCAAAATTGGAAAAGAGAAGTTTATAAAAAAATATCATGCAATTGTTCATGGTAATTTTGCAGAAGATAAATTAGAGGGGTTAATTGATCAACCAATAGGTAAAATTGATGCTGGTGTAAAAAGAGGCGTAGTACTAAATGGAAAAAGTGCTCAAACGGAGTATCGAGTTTTAGATCAGGTCTCAGGAGCTAGTTTGGTTGAGTTACGCTTGTTAACTGGTAGAACACATCAGATACGTGTTCATATGATGTATTTGGGTCATCCATTATACGGTGATCCATTGTATGGCATCGATGATAATTTTTCACGCCAAGCATTGAATTGTTTTTATTTAAGTTTTCCAGATCCATTTGATAATAAAGATAAAATTATTAAAATTGATGATCCATTAGATATGCGTAAATTATGGCAAAAACTAAAGTATAAAAATTCATAA
- a CDS encoding NAD kinase, with product MKVTIAHNNYDKTLKTVAYLKEILKKKNVVFDAKYPDVVISVGGDGTLINAFHRYENQVDSVRFIGVHTGHLGFYTDWRNYDIDKMVDALLLTDEAPAKYPLLEIKLITESGETKYHLAVNESAVKRVSHTLEADVYINDELFENFRGDGLCVSTPTGSTAYSKSLGGAVIHPRLKALQMTEIASINNRVFRTLSAPIVIAPDQWITIVPNADHFVMTVDGARIDVRNAKKIEYRISHHSIQFDQFGHHHFWSRVQDAFIGENNSND from the coding sequence ATGAAAGTAACAATTGCGCACAATAATTACGATAAAACGCTGAAAACTGTTGCTTATTTAAAAGAAATATTAAAAAAGAAAAATGTGGTTTTTGATGCTAAGTATCCAGATGTAGTGATTTCTGTTGGTGGGGATGGTACATTAATCAATGCTTTTCATCGTTATGAAAATCAAGTAGACTCAGTACGTTTTATAGGTGTACATACAGGGCATTTAGGCTTTTACACCGATTGGCGTAATTACGATATCGATAAAATGGTAGATGCACTTTTATTAACGGACGAAGCCCCGGCCAAATATCCATTACTTGAAATTAAATTGATTACCGAATCAGGTGAAACAAAATATCATTTGGCTGTCAATGAGTCAGCTGTAAAACGAGTTTCGCATACACTTGAAGCGGATGTTTATATCAACGATGAGCTATTTGAAAACTTTAGAGGCGACGGATTGTGTGTTTCAACGCCTACTGGTTCAACAGCTTATAGCAAATCTTTAGGCGGCGCAGTTATTCATCCACGATTAAAGGCATTACAAATGACGGAAATTGCTTCGATTAATAATCGAGTATTTAGAACTTTATCTGCCCCGATTGTAATTGCACCAGATCAATGGATTACCATTGTTCCTAATGCGGATCACTTTGTAATGACTGTCGATGGAGCAAGAATTGATGTTAGAAACGCTAAAAAGATAGAATATCGCATTTCGCACCATTCAATTCAATTTGATCAATTTGGTCATCACCATTTTTGGTCACGTGTACAAGATGCATTTATTGGAGAAAACAATAGTAATGACTAG
- a CDS encoding GTP pyrophosphokinase, whose translation MEIDWDNFLWPYNEAVRELKVKFRSLRQGFLTKGEHSPIEFVIGRVKTVDSIKEKMARRVISSDVIEIDMQDIAGIRIVTQFVDDIYKVVDLIHARDDMEVVEERDYIQNAKPSGYRSYHMVISYTVYLPEGPKKLIAEIQIRTMAMNFWATVEHTLNYKYQGVYPEDISKRLKSTAEAAYKLDEEMSSIKDEVQEAQKIFTKNKGKEKL comes from the coding sequence ATGGAAATAGATTGGGATAACTTCTTATGGCCATATAATGAAGCTGTTCGTGAACTTAAGGTTAAATTTCGTTCTCTTCGACAAGGATTTTTAACTAAAGGTGAGCACTCACCAATTGAATTCGTAATTGGTAGAGTGAAGACAGTAGATTCTATTAAAGAAAAAATGGCGAGACGTGTGATCAGTTCAGATGTAATAGAGATTGATATGCAGGATATTGCTGGAATTAGAATTGTGACCCAGTTTGTGGATGATATTTATAAAGTGGTTGATTTGATTCATGCTCGCGATGATATGGAAGTTGTAGAAGAACGTGATTATATTCAAAATGCCAAACCATCAGGTTATCGTTCATATCACATGGTAATTAGTTATACTGTATATTTACCGGAAGGACCTAAAAAATTAATTGCAGAAATTCAAATTAGAACTATGGCAATGAATTTTTGGGCTACAGTGGAGCATACTTTGAATTATAAATATCAGGGTGTTTATCCAGAAGATATTTCTAAACGTCTTAAATCAACTGCAGAAGCAGCTTATAAGCTTGATGAAGAAATGTCCTCCATCAAAGATGAAGTTCAAGAGGCTCAGAAGATTTTTACTAAAAATAAGGGCAAGGAAAAGTTATGA
- a CDS encoding CYTH domain-containing protein, giving the protein MSKHREIEAKTLLSKEVYQKITNSFQVKNNFIQENYYFDTPKDFLKKHNISLRIRIYADHAEQTMKVPDPNPVQKNFHEVIEINDNLTREKAKELIEQKHVIFQGNIGEYITNHFTSEQNKLSIFTWSKTRRILMNGPENCELTLDATSYPDSYKDYELEIENTNPTLIQKVQQILEKDFNFTQTADNTNQNKIARASAHKNTI; this is encoded by the coding sequence ATGAGTAAACATCGAGAAATTGAAGCAAAAACACTTTTATCAAAAGAAGTCTATCAAAAAATCACTAATAGTTTCCAAGTTAAAAATAATTTTATTCAAGAAAACTATTATTTTGATACACCAAAGGACTTTTTAAAAAAACATAATATTAGCCTAAGAATTAGGATCTACGCAGATCATGCAGAACAAACAATGAAAGTGCCTGATCCTAACCCAGTGCAAAAGAACTTCCATGAAGTTATTGAAATTAATGATAACCTAACTCGTGAAAAAGCTAAAGAACTAATTGAACAAAAACATGTCATTTTTCAGGGTAATATTGGAGAATATATTACTAATCATTTTACTTCTGAACAAAATAAATTATCAATCTTTACTTGGAGTAAAACTAGACGTATCTTGATGAATGGCCCCGAAAATTGTGAATTAACTTTAGATGCCACATCTTATCCTGATAGCTATAAAGATTACGAATTAGAAATCGAAAATACTAATCCAACTTTAATCCAAAAGGTTCAACAAATCCTTGAAAAAGACTTTAACTTCACACAAACAGCCGATAATACTAACCAAAATAAAATTGCTCGTGCCAGTGCACATAAAAATACCATATAG
- a CDS encoding DsbA family protein, with protein sequence MFEIFLFINPIGIYCYDTEKQIRKTMDELGVDVCYHYIPIANVCLVNDDLIRRRKDAQKLPDISRFSSATYQALQDYHAIKLAYGNKKARKYLYELQKSLSHDASVYSPELLKKITTDLNIKSSSLESIKQDDYIIRASIEEDQKLANQWNIKATPTVVLFDENSDQNGILLDGPINQHDLANILFQDCDEPISHYLPEQHHLRLI encoded by the coding sequence ATGTTTGAGATTTTTCTATTCATCAATCCAATAGGGATTTATTGTTATGACACGGAGAAGCAAATCCGTAAAACTATGGATGAGCTTGGAGTTGACGTTTGTTATCACTATATTCCTATTGCTAATGTTTGTCTTGTAAACGATGATCTTATTCGTCGTCGAAAAGATGCACAAAAATTGCCAGACATCAGCAGGTTTTCTTCAGCTACTTATCAGGCTTTACAAGATTACCATGCTATTAAACTGGCTTATGGTAATAAAAAGGCTCGTAAATATTTATACGAATTACAAAAAAGTTTAAGTCACGATGCTTCAGTGTATTCGCCTGAATTATTGAAAAAAATTACTACTGATTTAAATATTAAGTCCTCTTCACTCGAATCAATCAAGCAGGATGACTACATCATTCGTGCATCAATTGAAGAGGATCAAAAATTAGCTAATCAATGGAATATAAAAGCTACCCCTACTGTTGTTTTGTTCGATGAAAACAGTGACCAAAATGGTATTTTGTTAGATGGTCCAATCAACCAACATGACTTAGCTAATATACTGTTTCAGGATTGTGATGAACCTATTTCTCACTATCTACCTGAGCAACATCATTTGCGCCTTATCTAA
- a CDS encoding competence protein CoiA, whose translation MYAAILNEKLVLAVNEVYLINSGHKKINQEIYRCPHCNKKVILVVSQKKSAFFKHLTSYRHMMGEKEEHHMSKILLKSALTAAGFNAKLEIPLADGQLRADVLASEKLAFEIQCAPLSEKEFKHRHFLYKKIGIMDIWIVGQRHYLKRFLKDTQLIFFRKNKQWGNYYLEINPKKNRFCLKYNIMQEPLTRALRYQIKYFALDEISMQSFWQFKPIKKDYQVKATEQKQYLKKQIKQKTKLGLQIAELLYKHRLNINDLPDNLFNSLREPGDPDPVTIFLENKKRLN comes from the coding sequence ATGTATGCAGCCATATTAAATGAAAAATTAGTACTTGCAGTTAATGAGGTATATTTAATTAATTCAGGACATAAAAAAATAAATCAAGAAATTTATCGTTGTCCGCATTGCAATAAAAAAGTGATATTAGTAGTTTCTCAGAAAAAATCAGCTTTTTTTAAGCATTTAACTAGTTATAGACATATGATGGGAGAAAAAGAAGAACATCATATGTCTAAAATACTACTAAAATCAGCTTTAACAGCAGCAGGTTTTAATGCAAAATTAGAAATACCGTTAGCAGATGGACAGCTGAGGGCAGATGTTTTAGCTTCAGAAAAGTTAGCATTTGAAATTCAGTGTGCACCTTTGAGTGAAAAAGAGTTTAAACATCGTCATTTTTTATATAAAAAAATTGGAATAATGGATATTTGGATTGTGGGACAACGCCATTATTTGAAAAGATTTTTAAAAGATACCCAATTAATCTTTTTTAGAAAAAATAAACAATGGGGAAATTATTACTTAGAAATCAATCCAAAGAAGAATAGATTTTGTTTAAAATATAATATCATGCAAGAACCACTAACGCGTGCTTTAAGGTATCAAATTAAATATTTTGCGTTGGATGAGATTAGTATGCAATCTTTTTGGCAATTTAAGCCAATTAAGAAAGATTATCAAGTGAAAGCGACAGAACAAAAACAATATTTAAAAAAACAAATTAAGCAAAAAACAAAATTAGGATTACAAATAGCTGAATTGCTATATAAACATAGGCTAAATATTAATGATTTACCAGATAATTTATTTAATTCCTTACGAGAACCTGGGGATCCTGATCCAGTTACAATTTTTTTAGAAAATAAAAAGCGCCTTAATTAG